A portion of the Bubalus kerabau isolate K-KA32 ecotype Philippines breed swamp buffalo chromosome 1, PCC_UOA_SB_1v2, whole genome shotgun sequence genome contains these proteins:
- the MCRS1 gene encoding microspherule protein 1 isoform X1, producing MDKDSQGLLDSSLMASGTASRSEDEESLAGQKRASSQALGTIPKRRSSSRFIKRKKFDDELVESSLAKSSTRAKGASGVEPGRCSGSEPSSSEKKKVSKTPSTPVPPSPAPAPGLTKRVKKSKQPLQVTKDLGRWKPADDLLLINAVLQTNDLTSVHLGVKFSCRFTLREVQERWYALLYDPVISKLACQAMRQLHPEAIAAIQSKALFSKAEEQLLSKVGSTSQPTLETFQDLLHRHPDAFYLARTAKALQAHWQLMKQYYLLEDQTVQPLPKGDQVLNFSDAEDLIDDSKLKDMRDEVLEHELTVADRRQKREIRQLEQELHKWQVLVDSITGMSSPDFDNQTLAVLRGRMVRYLMRSREITLGRATKDNQIDVDLSLEGPAWKISRKQGVIKLKNNGDFFIANEGRRPIYIDGRPVLCGSKWRLSNNSVVEIASLRFVFLINQDLIALIRAEAAKITPQ from the exons ATGGACAAAG ATTCTCAGGGGCTGCTAGATTCATCCCTCATGGCATCGGGCACTGCCAGCCGCTCAGAGGATGAGGAGTCACTGGCAGGGCAGAAGCGGGCCTCCTCTCAGGCCTTGGGGACCATTCCTAAACGGAGAAGCTCCTCTAG GTTCATCAAGAGGAAGAAGTTCGATGATGAGCTGGTGGAGAGCAGCCTGGCTAAGTCCTCTACCCGGGCGAAGGGGGCCAGTGGGGTGGAACCAGGGCGCTGTTCGGGGAGCGAACCTTCCTCCAGTGAGAAGAAGAAG GTGTCCAAGACCCCCAGCACACCTGTgccacccagccctgccccagcccctggaCTCACCAAGCGTGTGAAGAAGAGCAAACAGCCGCTGCAGGTGACCAAGGACCTGGGCCGCTGGAAGCCTGCGGACGACCTCCTGCTCATCAATGCTGTGCTGCAG ACCAATGACCTGACATCTGTCCACCTGGGTGTGAAGTTCAGCTGCCGCTTCACCCTGCGGGAAGTCCAGGAGCGCTGGTACGCCCTGCTCTACGATCCTGTCATCTCCAA GCTGGCCTGCCAGGCCATGAGACAGCTGCACCCAGAGGCCATTGCAGCCATCCAGAGCAAGGCGCTATTTAGCAAGGCTGAGGAACAGCTGCTGAGCAAAGTGGGATCG ACCAGCCAGCCCACCTTGGAGACCTTCCAGGACCTGCTGCACAGACACCCCGATGCCTTCTACCTGGCCCGTACTGCCAAGGCTCTGCAGGCCCACTGGCAGCTCATGAAGCAGTATTACCTGTTGGAGGACCAGACAG TGCAGCCGCTGCCCAAGGGGGACCAAGTGCTGAACTTTTCCGACGCAGAGGACTTGATTGATGACAGTAAGCTCAA GGACATGCGAGACGAAGTTCTGGAACATG aGCTGACCGTGGCTGACCGGCGCCAGAAACGGGAGATTCGGCAGCTGGAACAGGAACTGCATAAGTGGCAGGTGCTGGTAGATAGCATCACAG GCATGAGCTCCCCAGACTTCGACAACCAGACCCTGGCAGTGCTGCGGGGCCGCATGGTGCGGTACCTGATGCGCTCTAGAGAG ATCACCCTCGGCAGAGCGACCAAGGACAACCAGATTGATGTGGACCTGTCCCTGGAGGGTCCGGCCTGGAAGATCTCCCGGAAGCAAG GTGTCATCAAACTGAAAAACAATGGTGATTTCTTCATTGCCAATGAGGGCCGGCGGCCCATCTACATTGATGGACGGCCTGTGCTGTGTGGCTCCAAGTGGCGCCTTAGCAACAACTCAGTAGTGGAG ATTGCCAGCCTGCGATTTGTCTTCCTTATCAACCAGGACCTCATTGCCCTCATTCGGGCCGAGGCTGCCAAGATCACGCCACAGTGA
- the MCRS1 gene encoding microspherule protein 1 isoform X2: MASGTASRSEDEESLAGQKRASSQALGTIPKRRSSSRFIKRKKFDDELVESSLAKSSTRAKGASGVEPGRCSGSEPSSSEKKKVSKTPSTPVPPSPAPAPGLTKRVKKSKQPLQVTKDLGRWKPADDLLLINAVLQTNDLTSVHLGVKFSCRFTLREVQERWYALLYDPVISKLACQAMRQLHPEAIAAIQSKALFSKAEEQLLSKVGSTSQPTLETFQDLLHRHPDAFYLARTAKALQAHWQLMKQYYLLEDQTVQPLPKGDQVLNFSDAEDLIDDSKLKDMRDEVLEHELTVADRRQKREIRQLEQELHKWQVLVDSITGMSSPDFDNQTLAVLRGRMVRYLMRSREITLGRATKDNQIDVDLSLEGPAWKISRKQGVIKLKNNGDFFIANEGRRPIYIDGRPVLCGSKWRLSNNSVVEIASLRFVFLINQDLIALIRAEAAKITPQ, translated from the exons ATGGCATCGGGCACTGCCAGCCGCTCAGAGGATGAGGAGTCACTGGCAGGGCAGAAGCGGGCCTCCTCTCAGGCCTTGGGGACCATTCCTAAACGGAGAAGCTCCTCTAG GTTCATCAAGAGGAAGAAGTTCGATGATGAGCTGGTGGAGAGCAGCCTGGCTAAGTCCTCTACCCGGGCGAAGGGGGCCAGTGGGGTGGAACCAGGGCGCTGTTCGGGGAGCGAACCTTCCTCCAGTGAGAAGAAGAAG GTGTCCAAGACCCCCAGCACACCTGTgccacccagccctgccccagcccctggaCTCACCAAGCGTGTGAAGAAGAGCAAACAGCCGCTGCAGGTGACCAAGGACCTGGGCCGCTGGAAGCCTGCGGACGACCTCCTGCTCATCAATGCTGTGCTGCAG ACCAATGACCTGACATCTGTCCACCTGGGTGTGAAGTTCAGCTGCCGCTTCACCCTGCGGGAAGTCCAGGAGCGCTGGTACGCCCTGCTCTACGATCCTGTCATCTCCAA GCTGGCCTGCCAGGCCATGAGACAGCTGCACCCAGAGGCCATTGCAGCCATCCAGAGCAAGGCGCTATTTAGCAAGGCTGAGGAACAGCTGCTGAGCAAAGTGGGATCG ACCAGCCAGCCCACCTTGGAGACCTTCCAGGACCTGCTGCACAGACACCCCGATGCCTTCTACCTGGCCCGTACTGCCAAGGCTCTGCAGGCCCACTGGCAGCTCATGAAGCAGTATTACCTGTTGGAGGACCAGACAG TGCAGCCGCTGCCCAAGGGGGACCAAGTGCTGAACTTTTCCGACGCAGAGGACTTGATTGATGACAGTAAGCTCAA GGACATGCGAGACGAAGTTCTGGAACATG aGCTGACCGTGGCTGACCGGCGCCAGAAACGGGAGATTCGGCAGCTGGAACAGGAACTGCATAAGTGGCAGGTGCTGGTAGATAGCATCACAG GCATGAGCTCCCCAGACTTCGACAACCAGACCCTGGCAGTGCTGCGGGGCCGCATGGTGCGGTACCTGATGCGCTCTAGAGAG ATCACCCTCGGCAGAGCGACCAAGGACAACCAGATTGATGTGGACCTGTCCCTGGAGGGTCCGGCCTGGAAGATCTCCCGGAAGCAAG GTGTCATCAAACTGAAAAACAATGGTGATTTCTTCATTGCCAATGAGGGCCGGCGGCCCATCTACATTGATGGACGGCCTGTGCTGTGTGGCTCCAAGTGGCGCCTTAGCAACAACTCAGTAGTGGAG ATTGCCAGCCTGCGATTTGTCTTCCTTATCAACCAGGACCTCATTGCCCTCATTCGGGCCGAGGCTGCCAAGATCACGCCACAGTGA